A genomic region of Zygotorulaspora mrakii chromosome 7, complete sequence contains the following coding sequences:
- the TIM22 gene encoding translocation channel protein TIM22 (similar to Saccharomyces cerevisiae TIM22 (YDL217C); ancestral locus Anc_2.65) → MVYRGFGLEQIAPPNDKPFNELTPDEQGERGAQMMMNFMTSCPGKFAISGVTGFALGGVFGLFMASMAYDTPFHTPSIPGTGPGGAPNMVKQMADLPLKQQIKIQFSDMGKRSYSSAKNFGYIGMIYSGVECVVESLRGKNDLANGLTAGCITGGGLAYKSGPQAALVGCAGFAAFSAAIDLYMRSEDGKPPANDFDE, encoded by the coding sequence ATGGTCTATAGAGGATTTGGCTTGGAGCAAATAGCTCCTCCCAACGACAAACCATTTAATGAGCTAACACCGGATGAGCAGGGTGAAAGAGGTGCgcagatgatgatgaactTCATGACTTCGTGTCCTGGAAAATTCGCTATCAGTGGTGTGACTGGTTTTGCGTTAGGTGGTGTTTTTGGTTTATTCATGGCGTCGATGGCGTATGATACACCGTTTCACACACCATCAATCCCGGGCACAGGTCCTGGCGGTGCTCCCAATATGGTCAAACAAATGGCAGATCTACCGCTTAAACAGCAGATAAAAATACAATTCTCAGATATGGGAAAGAGATCTTACTCAAGCGCGAAAAATTTTGGCTATATTGGTATGATCTATTCTGGTGTAGAATGTGTTGTTGAGTCACTAcgaggaaaaaatgatcttGCCAATGGATTGACTGCAGGCTGTATAACAGGTGGCGGTTTGGCCTACAAGAGTGGCCCTCAGGCGGCGTTAGTAGGCTGTGCCGGGTTTGCTGCCTTTTCAGCCGCTATTGATCTATATATGAGAAGTGAAGACGGTAAGCCGCCTGCtaatgattttgatgaatga
- the SWT21 gene encoding Swt21p (similar to Saccharomyces cerevisiae YNL187W; ancestral locus Anc_2.66), which translates to MEGLEDRIHNQKNFRICCSTHGIFDGWCLREIWERENGYWRKFINDPANVSYQFPSLGESVYLNDQFKLLRKPSICQDMFWADDGTSIVTVHDDYGIRQFLIPEWDSENKLMVPFTRFFRNQSVMTSKVHHKYSLFNDTQEYNVILLGTRNLPLQLLPLQSNDADVGTLQSYNVIDKSNETYLVPYALSFNGDRQFLAGFKRNKVSLYDLTRSQAVLSTGHTKQQCGRSIQKNIVSCFDQQSFHGGFAETTRTFGTYKNELYLFDRRIPDSKLLYRSREGRGLTQILKSLNGHYSYLIRRNSNKIEILDARQSFAKVNELKLPKKLSNQNMKACITRSGGLSIGTYHGTIVNWSKELIEFGGIERDSKAGEAPIPAEGEIQLNLPNSNVNVVNQSPIDEEIYAVSYSPDKSIEEPTGQERSGILIMENYPE; encoded by the coding sequence ATGGAAGGGCTCGAAGATAGGATtcataatcaaaaaaatttcagaataTGTTGTAGTACACATGGAATCTTTGATGGGTGGTGTCTAAGAGAAATATGGGAAAGGGAAAATGGTTACTGGCGAAAATTTATAAATGATCCTGCTAACGTGTCATATCAATTCCCCAGTTTGGGAGAGTCTGTATACTTGAATGACCAGTTTAAACTATTGCGAAAGCCTTCAATTTGTCAGGATATGTTCTGGGCAGATGATGGAACTTCTATTGTTACAGTTCATGATGACTATGGGATAAGGCAATTCTTGATCCCTGAATGGGATAGTGAGAATAAGCTAATGGTACCATTTACCAGGTTCTTCAGAAACCAGTCAGTTATGACGAGCAAGGTTCATCACAAATACTCTCTCTTCAACGATACGCAGGAGTATAATGTGATTTTGCTGGGCACCAGAAACCTTCCTTTACAGCTTCTTCCTCTGCAGTCCAATGATGCTGATGTCGGAACGCTACAGAGCTACAATGTCATTGATAAAAGTAATGAAACATATCTTGTACCGTATGCCCTGAGCTTCAATGGTGACCGTCAATTCTTGGCTGGGTTCAAAAGGAACAAAGTTTCACTTTATGACCTGACCAGAAGTCAAGCGGTGCTCTCTACAGGGCACACAAAACAACAATGTGGTCGGTctattcaaaagaatattgtGTCATGCTTTGACCAACAGTCATTTCACGGTGGCTTTGCTGAGACAACTAGGACCTTTGGCACTTACAAAAATGAACTTTATCTGTTTGATCGAAGAATTCCTGATTCCAAGTTGCTATATAGATCCCGTGAGGGGAGGGGTTTGACTCAGATATTAAAAAGCTTAAATGGACATTACAGCTACCTTATAAGGCGTAATAGTAACAAGATAGAAATTCTTGATGCTCGCCAGTCTTTCGCAAAAGTAAATGAACTCAAACTTCCGAAAAAACtatcaaatcaaaatatgaagGCTTGTATCACAAGGTCAGGTGGTTTGAGTATAGGAACTTATCACGGAACTATTGTAAATTGGTCTAAAGAGCTCATAGAGTTTGGCGGTATAGAACGCGATAGCAAAGCGGGTGAAGCTCCCATACCTGCAGAAGGTGAAATACAACTAAACCTACCCAACTCCAATGTAAACGTTGTCAACCAGTCCCCAATAGACGAAGAGATATATGCAGTTTCATATTCACCCGATAAATCTATCGAGGAGCCTACAGGACAAGAGCGTTCGGGTATACTTATTATGGAGAATTATCCAGAGTAA
- the RRI1 gene encoding COP9 signalosome catalytic subunit RRI1 (similar to Saccharomyces cerevisiae RRI1 (YDL216C); ancestral locus Anc_2.67), whose translation MLCLNKNNVQNSLSSNRKSTMQQMLYQCSVASLARSIEEKKHTENINSSTNLTDHLLDEFVQSAKPLRTRNLLNQVSGKVRQYATNSTQSGKVNDQYFNSVLISKLACLKLLQHSLRGGKFEVMGMLVGSTIENKFVVFDCYELPVEGTETRVNAQSESYEYMVKYMSEMVPETHNIVGWYHSHPGYDCWLSNIDMHTQDLNQSFQDPYLAVVVDPFKSLQQRKISLGAFRTFHLPSEIENEDPDSTLRFYNLSVQIFDSDYNRPLEFSKLDIGFPKFDLEADTVLLESLVGISKEWNILSERNIQASARVDVPKDFFVVEQRELNANHARKVAEQSQEIGIFQRPARSSSFISLDTSTNDNSDVEMDDQQLGDLESVDSSVHTITEHTSPYRRPTQLALPVPTSLTLNSQKEGSCDDREKKTEGRRNKALKTQFHILKDTLLNLKLEEYRQLRFFKDTFTLDNSP comes from the coding sequence ATGCTTTgtttgaataaaaataatgttCAAAACtcactttcatcaaatcGAAAATCAACAATGCAACAGATGTTATACCAATGCTCTGTTGCTTCTCTAGCTCGAAGTattgaagagaagaaacacactgaaaatataaatagCTCAACGAATTTAACGGATCATCTGCTTGACGAATTTGTACAGTCCGCAAAACCATTAAGAACAAGGAATTTACTTAATCAAGTTAGTGGCAAGGTACGACAATATGCAACAAATTCAACACAAAGCGGAAAGGTCAACGACCAGTACTTTAATTCTGTGCTGATCTCAAAATTAGCGtgtttgaaattgctgCAACATTCACTTCGAGgtggaaaatttgaagttaTGGGAATGTTAGTGGGATCTACTatagaaaataaatttgtCGTATTTGATTGCTATGAGCTGCCCGTTGAAGGCACTGAAACAAGGGTCAATGCTCAAAGCGAATCATACGAATATATGGTTAAATATATGAGTGAAATGGTACCGGAAACCCATAATATAGTTGGCTGGTATCATTCCCATCCCGGCTATGATTGTTGGCTGAGTAACATCGATATGCATACGCAAGACTTGAACCAAAGTTTTCAGGATCCATACTTGGCAGTAGTTGTTGATCCTTTCAAGAGTTTACAACAGAGGAAAATATCACTTGGTGCCTTTAGAACCTTTCACCTTCCCTCtgagattgaaaatgaagatccTGATAGCACACTTCGTTTCTATAATTTAAGCGTACAGATTTTTGATTCTGATTACAATAGACCATTGGAGTTCTCGAAATTGGATATCGGATTcccaaaatttgatttggAAGCAGATACAGTTCTCTTAGAAAGTCTGGTAGGTATTTCTAAAGAATGGAATATTTTGAGTGAACGAAATATACAGGCATCAGCAAGGGTAGATGTACctaaagatttttttgtagtGGAACAAAGGGAACTGAATGCAAACCATGCAAGAAAAGTGGCCGAACAATCGCAAGAAATTggcatttttcaaagaccTGCCAGATCAAGTTCGTTCATCAGTTTAGATACGTCAACTAATGACAATAGCGATGTCGAAATGGACGACCAACAACTCGGAGACTTGGAAAGTGTTGATAGCAGTGTGCATACTATAACGGAGCACACCTCACCATATCGTAGACCAACACAGCTGGCTCTTCCGGTGCCAACATCTCTAACTCTTAATTCACAAAAGGAAGGCAGCTGTGATGATCGGGAGAAGAAAACTGAAGGACGTAGAAACAAAGCCCTTAAAACGCAGTTTCATATACTTAAAGATACCCTTTTGAATCTGAAACTAGAAGAATATAGGCAGCTGAGGTTCTTTAAGGATACTTTTACTCTGGATAATTCTCCATAA